Proteins encoded by one window of bacterium:
- a CDS encoding alpha/beta hydrolase, whose product MFHTVLSSRVLPSAVAVLAIACVAPTPRPAAEPMPGRVEVNGMQMYYEVSGQGEPLIVLHGAYMTIESMGAIIPKLAETHRVYALELQGHGRTTDIDRPITYPDLADDVAAFMDAIGLEKADVFGYSMGAAAALQLAIRHPTRVNKLVVASAAYDTAGWQPEFRAFVPQMTPEMFVNTPLEDEYRKLAANPDGFRALVEKLIALEKEPMDWEEDVKGLQVPVLIIAGDADVVTLEHSVALFRLLGGGAMGDMGDPLPASRLAVMPATSHTAIIAQPDLLHAFIEPFLKRETPGGMVE is encoded by the coding sequence ATGTTCCACACCGTCCTGTCGTCTCGCGTCCTGCCGTCCGCCGTCGCCGTTCTCGCCATCGCGTGCGTCGCCCCCACGCCGCGGCCCGCCGCGGAGCCGATGCCGGGGCGTGTGGAGGTCAACGGCATGCAGATGTACTACGAGGTCTCCGGCCAGGGCGAGCCGCTGATCGTGCTGCACGGCGCGTACATGACCATCGAGTCGATGGGCGCGATCATCCCGAAGCTCGCCGAGACCCATCGGGTCTACGCGCTCGAGCTCCAGGGCCACGGCCGCACGACCGACATCGACCGGCCCATCACCTACCCCGACCTGGCCGACGACGTGGCGGCGTTCATGGATGCGATCGGGCTCGAGAAGGCCGACGTCTTCGGCTACTCCATGGGCGCGGCCGCCGCGCTCCAGCTCGCGATCCGTCACCCCACGAGGGTGAACAAGCTCGTCGTCGCATCCGCTGCCTACGACACGGCCGGCTGGCAGCCGGAGTTCCGGGCGTTCGTTCCGCAGATGACGCCCGAGATGTTCGTGAACACGCCGCTGGAGGACGAGTACCGCAAGCTCGCAGCGAACCCGGACGGCTTCCGCGCGCTGGTCGAGAAGCTGATCGCGCTCGAGAAGGAGCCGATGGACTGGGAGGAGGACGTCAAGGGGCTGCAGGTTCCGGTGCTGATCATCGCCGGCGATGCCGACGTCGTGACCCTCGAGCACTCCGTCGCGCTGTTCCGGCTGCTCGGCGGCGGCGCCATGGGCGACATGGGCGATCCGTTGCCCGCCTCGCGCCTCGCCGTCATGCCCGCGACCTCGCACACCGCGATCATCGCGCAGCCCGATCTGCTGCACGCGTTCATCGAGCCGTTCCTGAAGCGCGAGACGCCGGGGGGGATGGTCGAGTAG
- a CDS encoding iron-sulfur cluster assembly accessory protein: MLTFTETARQMVLSFMAEGYEQQPSLRVAVRGSPFAPEYELALVEGEPGEDDVVLDGGGFRVIVDRASAGRLEGATIDYVERNGEVGFEVRPASRRPAGGSAPTGPLAERVQQVIEQRINPAIAAHGGYISLVDVKDNVVYIEMSGGCQGCGMARVTLRHGVERMIREAVPEIVGVEDVTDHASGLNPYYAPNF, from the coding sequence ATGCTGACGTTCACGGAGACGGCCAGGCAGATGGTCCTCTCCTTCATGGCAGAGGGATACGAGCAGCAGCCATCGCTCCGTGTGGCGGTGCGCGGCAGCCCGTTCGCGCCGGAGTACGAGCTGGCGCTGGTCGAGGGCGAGCCCGGGGAGGACGACGTGGTGCTGGACGGCGGCGGGTTCCGCGTGATCGTGGACCGGGCCAGCGCCGGGCGGCTCGAGGGCGCGACGATCGACTACGTGGAGCGGAACGGCGAGGTCGGCTTCGAGGTGAGGCCGGCGAGCCGGCGGCCGGCCGGCGGCTCGGCGCCGACGGGTCCGCTGGCGGAGCGGGTGCAGCAGGTGATCGAGCAGCGGATCAACCCCGCGATCGCCGCGCACGGCGGCTACATCTCGCTCGTGGACGTGAAGGACAACGTCGTCTACATCGAGATGAGCGGCGGCTGCCAGGGCTGCGGCATGGCGCGGGTGACGCTGCGGCACGGCGTGGAGCGGATGATCCGCGAGGCCGTGCCGGAGATCGTGGGCGTCGAGGATGTGACGGACCACGCGAGCGGGCTCAACCCGTACTACGCGCCGAACTTCTGA